The following coding sequences lie in one Cryptococcus neoformans var. neoformans B-3501A chromosome 14, whole genome shotgun sequence genomic window:
- a CDS encoding hypothetical protein (HMMPfam hit to RVT, Reverse transcriptase (RNA-dependent DNA polymerase), score: 75.0, E(): 2e-19; HMMPfam hit to rve, Integrase core domain, score: 96.3, E(): 7.3e-26), whose protein sequence is MPKSAQDSPTELLARLVDRVQQQDDTLALLTELLAKQNKLSATKERYTPRGIPLPKASDIPRFEGPLGDADRALTHLRRLQQVLRTHGLLTPSDDEEVEERRRVTVIELANNSIECAGLVGWVEQDGRRMEADGITTWETWSAAFKAKAMPSNWEFRESRALFRLSFHEVSSEGWKKFDNAVILHRAHLLGSKLYPTDQQLTSFYRAACPERLFLRLVDLPEFHVDDLDALRALISNHVERIQHEDAASRIRSRPTNQVSSDNVQLPHSMSYYHDPSHALPYYLSPAGRHIREVFRKENRCYDCRKTGHQHSKCPTRTRAPTPKVNQLETELTAGDATSAYLTLAQTVPPADDDTCDATYALFHPLLSISVPVSADSRLSAPSPKFLLDTGASTTFVDPRLAARLGWEVKKGLVRMRVRLAGGLAGPLVTDMVVGSFSLGGRMYRVDGVLMDLHGTYDGILGLNFFARHGLLAESNSFVRLLEAGGVNLSALGLQKLVSFADTRPNLSQTRVAAESDSLTDVLRKLQTEFHDVFCDDLGDVRNFPTISKTKSGVRFEINLKHGATPHRSPPYRVPEALLPRFREMLLEHLNAGRLRYFSSPWASPAFLVSKGNGKFRMVCDFRALNNVTVPDMYPMGNVQDILHRAARKGKIFAKLDCKDAFFQTLMKEEDIPKTAITTPLGLLEWVVMPQGIRNAPAAQQRRINEALQGLTGECCEAYVDDIIIWGKDAKDLHDNILFLDEVAFLGHIICPGQILPDPAKIARVEQFPLPVNSHQLHSFLGLVNYLRDFVPNLADHTAVLHATLPPNAAAEKAYYKAVKMHKGHLPEGWTGWRWSFGPAEKAAFEATRRAVSTVPCLAVIDYDAVKAGKQQVFLFTDASNTGTGAWIGVGTSRESAQPVAYDSRTFNSAQRNYPVHDRELLAIINALDHWRPLLYGIPVHVYCDHFTLQWFLGQRNLSPRQLRWLSTLKDFDLRIEYIKGEFNTLADYLSRHAPSDAAEPADPSLDQSPVSVHATMTYEPTLDPDTLRAIAQGYQGDVLFKEWLADPSTAPGVTFHDHDSHRLLLVDNRLCIPDVNTLREELMRQAHEGTAGHLGVEKTMEVLRSGYFWETMSKDANAPTTKPAGPLHLLPVPCDKFDDIAIDFVGPLPSSGGHDYLLTITDRLTGLIELVPCSTTINARDLAILVWDRWVSRYGLPLSITSDRDTLFTSRFWTTLWEQQNVKLKMSTAFHPQTDSASERTNKTVVQLLRSWVDRHGKSWVKYLPRVSQAMNNTVRRSTGFSPVQLVLGRRLRTLPSLPRPPSFIQASLPTRAEWTLAADRTDLSLADARDNLLLAKHRMAVQANRHRRPEVVYKVGDWVWLDTRNRLKEFRAGDGEYRAAKFFPRFQGPYQVQEADPTLSVYRLHMNDRTYPKFHGHLLKPYLSSPRFHQTSPVTHQLDNGRRSILQILDDRVYRGHRQLRVVLSGDGPNGQWRNLDDLRTHDGFRALYDEYIGDDELAL, encoded by the exons ATGCCCAAATCAGCTCAAGATTCTCCAACGGAGTTACTCGCGCGTCTGGTCGACCgcgtccaacaacaagacgaTACGCTGGCGCTCCTCactgagctgctggctaaacaaaacaaactaTCAGCTACCAAGGAACGTTATACACCCCGAGGTATACCATTGCCCAAGGCGTCAGACATCCCTCGTTTCGAGGGTCCCCTTGGCGATGCGGACCGCGCCCTTACCCATTTGCGTCGGCTTCAACAGGTTTTGCGAACGCACGGCCTTTTGACTCCctcggatgacgaggaggtggaagagagacgccGTGTGACAGTGATTGAGCTGGCGAACAATTCGATTGAGTGCGCTGGTCTCGTTGGTTGGGTTGAGCAAGACGGTCGCCGTATGGAGGCCGATGGAATAACGACATGGGAGACGTGGTCAGCCGCCTTCAAGGCTAAGGCCATGCCGTCCAACTGGGAGTTCCGCGAAAGCCGTGCTCTTTTtcgcctctccttccacgaGGTGTCGTCGGAGGGTTGGAAAAAATTCGACAATGCGGTGATTTTGCACCGTGCCCACCTCCTTGGGAGTAAGCTATACCCGACCgaccaacaactcaccagttTTTATCGTGCGGCCTGTCCCGagcgcctttttcttcgcttgGTTGACTTGCCCGAATTTCACGTCGACGATCTGGACGCACTGCGGGCCCTGATCAGCAACCACGTCGAACGAATTCAACACGAGGATGCCGCCTCTCGGATTAGGTCCCGTCCCACCAACCAGGTTTCTTCCGACAACGTCCAATTACCCCACTCTATGTCCTACTATCACGACCCTTCCCACGCTCTGCCATACTATCTCTCCCCGGCGGGCCGCCATATCCGTGAAGTCTTCCGCAAAGAGAACCGATGCTACGATTGTCGTAAAACGGGGCATCAGCATTCCAAGTGCCCTACCCGTACACGCGCTCCGACTCCTAAGGTCAACCAACTCGAGACTGAACTGACGGCAGGCGATGCCACCTCGGCCTATCTGACGTTAGCCCAAACCGTTCCTCcagccgatgatgatacctgTGACGCGACGTacgctcttttccatcctttgctCTCCATATCCGTCCCAGTCTCCGCTGACAGCCGTTTATCAGCCCCCTCCCCTAAATTCTTACTCGACACGGGGGCGTCCACAACCTTTGTGGATCCGAGGTTGGCGGCGAGACTGGGCTGGGAAGTGAAGAAAGGGTTGGTACGGATGCGAGTGCGTCTAGCCGGAGGTTTGGCGGGTCCGTTGGTCACAGATATGGTCGTCGGGTCGTTTTCCCTAGGTGGTCGCATGTATCGAGTCGATGGTGTCCTGATGGATCTGCACGGTACCTACGATGGTATCTTAGGACTAAATTTCTTCGCGCGGCACGGATTACTcgcggaatcaaattcttTCGTTCGGTTATTGGAGGCGGGCGGTGTGAACTTGTCTGCGTTAGGCTTGCAAAAGTTAG TGTCATTCGCCGACACCCGCCCCAATCTTTCGCAGACCCGCGTGGCCGCCGAGTCCGACAGTCTGACGGATGTTCTACGCAAGCTTCAGACCGAATTCCACGATGTTTTCTGCGACGACCTAGGCGACGTGCGAAatttccccaccatctccaaaacaaAGTCTGGCGTGCGTTTCGAAATTAACCTGAAACATGGTGCTACTCCCCACCGCTCGCCACCCTATCGAGTACCGGAAGCCCTGCTTCCCCGTTTCCGAGAGATGTTATTAGAACATCTGAATGCAGGACGTCTTCGATACTTtagttccccttgggcctcCCCGGCGTTCCTCGTTTCCAAAggtaatggcaaattccgaATGGTCTGCGATTTCCGTGCTCTGAACAATGTCACGGTCCCCGACATGTACCCTATGGGGAACGTCcaggatatcctccaccgtgccgctaggaagggcaagattttcgcaaaacttgactgtaaggatgcctttttccagacgctaatgaaggaggaggacatcccgaaaaccgctatcaccactcctctcggtctcctagagtgggtggtaatgcctcaagggatCCGGAACGCGCCGgccgctcaacagcgtcgcaTTAATGAGGCGTTACAAGGTTTAACTGgggaatgttgcgaggcttacgtggacgatatcatcatatgggggaaggatgctaaggacctgcatgataatatt ctgttcctcgacgaagtaGCGTTCTTAGGCCATATCATCTGCCCCGGACAGATTCTGcccgaccccgccaaaataGCACGCGTCGAGcagttccccctcccggtCAATTCTCACCAACTTCACTCGTTCCTCGGTCTCGTTAACTACCTTCGCGATTTCGTACCAAACCTGGCCGACCACACCGCCGTGCTTcacgccactcttcctccgaatgCGGCGGCTGAGAAAGCTTACTACAAGGCTGTCAAGATGCATAAGGGACACCTCCCcgagggatggactggttggagatggtcgttcggccctgcggagaaggcggcctTTGAAGCGACTCGACGCGCGGTGAGTACTGTCCCCTGTCTTGCCGTTATCgattatgatgctgtcaaagcgGGAAAGCAGCAGGTCTTTCTATTCACCGACGCTTCCAACACAGGTACTGGCGCTTggattggtgtcggtaCCTCTCGGGAGTCCGCCCAGCCCGTGGCCTACGATTCGCGCACCTTCAATAGTGCACAACGGAACTATCCAGTACACGACcgtgagctgctggcgattATTAATGCCCTCGATCATTGGCGCCCTCTGTTATACGGCATTCCAGTCCACGTCTACTGCGATCactttacccttcaatGGTTCCTAGGTCAAcgtaatctctctccccgtcAGCTTCGGTGGCTGAGTACTCTGAAGGATTTCGACCTCCGCATCGAATACATCAAAGGGGAGTTCAATACTCTCGCCGATTACCTCTCTCGTCATGCTCCTTCGGACGCCGCCGAACCTGCCGACCCCtctctggatcaatcaCCGGTTTCAGttcatgccacaatgaCATACGAGCCCACTTTGGATCCGGACACCCTTCGCGCGATTGCGCAGGGttatcaaggtgatgtattattcaaagaatggcttgctgatccgtctactgctccaggtgttaccttccatgatcatgattcccaccgacttctcctcgttgacAACCGCTTATGCATTCCGGACGTTAATACACTTCGTGAGGAACTTATGCGGCAAGCCCATGAAGGCACTGCTGGGCATCTgggagtggagaaaacCATGGAGGTACTCAGGAGTGGATACTTTTGggagacaatgtccaagGAT GCGAACGCACCCACGACGAAACCGGCTGGTCCTTTGCATCTGCTCCCGGTCCCATGCGATAAATTCGATGACATCGCTATCGATTTCGTGGGaccactcccttcttccggcgGACATGACTACCTTCTCACGATCACGGATAGACTAACCGGGTTAATTGAATTGGTTCCATGTTCTACCACTATTAACGCTCGCGACCTCGCTATCTTGGTTTGGGACAGATGGGTTTCTCGCTATGGCCTCCCGCTCTCTATTACGTCCGATCGCGATACACTATTTACCTCACGATTTTGGACGACCCTCTGGGAGCAGCAGaacgtcaagctcaagatgtCCACGGCCTTCCATCCGCAAACCGACAGCGCCTCGGAGCGTACGAACAAGACGGTGGTTCAACTCCTTCGTAGCTGGGTGGACCGACATGGCAAATCTTGGGTTAAGTACCTTCCTCGTGTTTCCCAAGCCATGAATAATACTGTCAGACGTTCCACAGGTTTCTCTCCGGTACAACTGGTTTTGGGTCGCCGACTACGTACCCTTCCTAGCCTTCCCcgccctccctccttcatccaggCGTCTCTTCCTACGCGGGCTGAATGGACTCTCGCTGCGGATCGCACTGACCTCTCGCTAGCCGACGCCCGCGATAACCTCCTTTTGGCGAAGCATCGTATGGCCGTCCAGGCcaatcgccatcgccgGCCTGAAGTAGTTTACAAGGTTGGGGATTGGGTGTGGTTGGATACCCGAAATaggttgaaggaatttCGTGCTGGAGACGGGGAATATCGCGCTGCTAAGttcttcccccgcttccAGGGGCCTTACCAAGTACAGGAAGCTGACCCTACTCTTTCAGTGTACCGTCTCCATATGAATGACCGGACATACCCAAAATTCCATGGTCATCTCCTTAAGCCTTATCTGTCGTCGCCTAGGttccatcaaacatcaCCGGTAACCCACCAATTGGACAATGGACGTCGCAGCATTCTCCAAATCCTGGATGATCGAGTATATCGCGGTCATAGGCAACTCCGGGTAGTACTCAGCGGCGACGGTCCTAATGGCCAATGGAGGAATCTCGACGACTTGCGTACACACGATGGTTTCCGGGCCTTATATGATGAATATAtaggcgacgacgagctggccttgtga
- a CDS encoding hypothetical protein (Similar to gi|40747565|gb|EAA66721.1| hypothetical protein AN9541.2 [Aspergillus nidulans FGSC A4], FASTA scores: opt: 455, E(): 2.1e-20, (30.645% identity (56.720% similar) in 372 aa overlap (23-391:34-374)); HMMPfam hit to rve, Integrase core domain, score: 99.7, E(): 6.9e-27), whose product MVRTSGGKGSALTTRYHEDIGDVPQAKFLDIGIDFVGPLPMSQGFDQLIVITDRLTGYVVLIPTTITANAREVARLFYDHWLSKFGCPRSIVSDRGSIFQSGVWRHVTKHIDTKSMLSTSYHPQTDGISERSNKSVIESLRTLTDIRGRTWADHLQRIAFALNNHVRASTKHTPAELVFGKRLSHVPPLVADTPAKIAEALQFMVPSEDEWEAAARRMRLDEGEARDNLLMAKHRQAVQANKHRRPDPIYKVGDQVLVNTRHVRHEYKSSSGFKNSAKFIPRYDGPYTIVKAFPNQSLYELDVPARANDTARRHVSLLKPHVVSERYHSSSPPLQPQVPAPPRPQVLEVLDIRTRKNTEEVRVRLVGEPALGKWLPRVEVELWDGFKAAWEVYDGPDELLLE is encoded by the exons atggtgagaacaagtggtggtaagggctctgcacttacaacCCGATACCA CGAAGACATTGGAGATG TTCCACAGGCGAAGTTTCTCGACATTGGCATTGACTTCGTGGGCCCTCTCCCCATGTCACAAGGCTTCGACCAACTCATTGTCATCACCGACCGCCTCACTGGTTATGTGGTCCTCATTCCCACCACCATCACAGCAAATGCGCGCGAGGTTGCCCGACTTTTTTACGACCACTGGCTTTCCAAATTCGGCTGCCCTCGCTCCATTGTCTCCGACCGTGGCAGCATCTTCCAGTCTGGGGTTTGGCGTCATGTCACCAAGCATATCGACACCAAGTCTATGCTTTCAACCTCATATCACCCCCAGACTGATGGTATCTCTGAACGGTCCAACAAATCAGTAATCGAGTCGCTCCGAACCCTCACTGACATCCGTGGGCGTACATGGGCTGACCATTTGCAGCGCATTGCTTTCGCTCTCAACAACCATGTCCGCGCATCAACCAAGCACACTCCTGCCGAGCTGGTTTTTGGCAAGCGTCTCTCTCATGTTCCTCCCTTGGTGGCTGACACTCCAGCGAAAATTGCTGAAGCCTTGCAGTTCATGGTACCTTCGGAAGACGAATGGGAAGCAGCAGCTCGGCGTATGCGGCTCGACGAAGGGGAAGCACGAGACAATCTCCTCATGGCCAAACATCGACAAGCAGTTCAAGCCAACAAACATCGCCGGCCTGATCCCATTTACAAGGTCGGTGACCAAGTGCTGGTGAACACCCGTCATGTCAGGCATGAATACAAGTCCTCATCAGGCTTCAAAAATTCTGCTAAGTTCATCCCACGTTATGATGGTCCTTACACTATTGTCAAAGCTTTTCCAAATCAATCCCTCTATGAACTCGATGTCCCTGCTCGCGCCAATGACACCGCTCGACGCCAtgtctccctcctcaagcCTCACGTGGTCTCTGAACGCTAtcattcctcatcacctccCCTCCAACCCCAAGTCCCAGCTCCACCTCGCCCCCAGGTCCTTGAGGTCCTTGACATCCGCACCAGGAAGAACACTGAGGAGGTCCGAGTCCGGTTAGTTGGTGAGCCAGCCCTTGGCAAGTGGCTACCCCGAGTTGAAGTCGAGTTATGGGATGGTTTCAAGGCTGCGTGGGAGGTGTATGATGGCCCAGAtgagttgttgttggagtAA
- a CDS encoding hypothetical protein (HMMPfam hit to RVT, Reverse transcriptase (RNA-dependent DNA polymerase), score: 89.5, E(): 8.5e-24; HMMPfam hit to rve, Integrase core domain, score: 104.6, E(): 2.4e-28), translated as METDGITTWETWSAAFKAKAMPSNWEFRESRALFRLSFHEASSEGWKKFDNAVILHRAHLLGSKLYPTDQQLTSFYRAACPERLFLRLVDLPEFHVDDLDALRALISNHVERIQHEDAASRIRSRPTNQVSSDNVQLPHSMSYYHDPSHALPYYLSPAGRHIREVFRKENRCYDCRKTGHQHSKCPTRTRAPTPKVNQLETELTAGDATSAYLTLAQTVPPADDDTCDAMYALFHPLLSISVPVSADSRLSAPSPKFLLDTGASTTFVDPRLAARLGWEVKKGLVRMRVRLAGGLAGPLVTDMVVGSFSLGGRMYRVDGVLMDLHGTYDGILGLNFFARHGLLAESNSFVRLLEAGGVNLSALGLQKLVSFADTRPNLSQTRVAAESDSLTDVLRKLQTEFHDVFCDDLGDVRNFPTISKTKSGVRFEINLKHGATPHRSPPYRVPEALLPRFREMLLEHLNAGRLRYFSSPWASPAFLVSKGNGKFRMVCDFRALNNVTVPDMYPMGNVQDILHRAARKGKIFAKLDCKDAFFQTLMKEEDIPKTAITTPLGLLEWVVMPQGIRNAPAAQQRRINEALQGLTGECCEAYVDDIIIWGKDAKDLHDNISKLFLDEVAFLGHIIRPGQILPDPAKIARVEQFPLPVNSHQLHSFLGLVNYLRDFIPNLADHTAVLHATLPPNAAAEKAYYKAVKMHKGHLPEGWTGWRWSFGPAEKAAFEATRRAVSTVPCLAVIDYDAVKAGKQQVFLFTDASNTGTGAWIGVGTSRESAQPVAYDSRTFNSAQRNYPVHDRELLAIINALDHWRPLLYGIPVHVYCDHFTLQWFLGQRNLSPRQLRWLSTLKDFDLRIEYIKGEFNTLADYLSRHAPSDAVEPADPSLDQSPVSVHATMTYEPTLDPDTLRAIAQGYQGDVLFKEWLADPSTAPGVTFHDHDTHRLLLVDNRLCIPDVNTLREELMRQAHEGTAGHLGVEKTMEVLRSGYFWETMSKDANAPTTKPAGPLHPLPVPRDKFDDIAIDFVGPLPSSGGHDYLLTITDRLTGFIELVACSTTINARDLAILVWERWVSRYGLPLSITSDRDTLFTSRFWTTLWEQQNVKLKMSTAFHPQTDGTSERSNKTVVQLLRSWVDRHGTSWVKYLSRVSQAMNNTVRRSTGFSPAQLVFGRRLCTLPSLARPPPFTRASLPTQAEWTLAADRTDLSLAEARDNLLVAKHRMAVQANRHRRPEVAYKVGDWVWLDTRNRLKEFRAGDGEYRAAKFFPRFQGPYQVQEANPALSVYRLHMNDRTYPKFHGHLLKPYLSSPRFHQTSPVTHQFDTGRRSILQILDDRVYRGHRQLRVVLSGDGPNGQWRNLDDLRTYNGFRALYDEYIGDDELAL; from the exons ATGGAGACCGATGGAATAACGACATGGGAGACGTGGTCAGCCGCCTTCAAGGCTAAGGCCATGCCGTCCAACTGGGAGTTCCGCGAAAGCCGtgctctttttcgtctctccttccacgaGGCGTCGTCGGAGGGTTGGAAAAAATTCGACAATGCGGTGATTTTGCACCGTGCCCACCTCCTTGGGAGTAAGCTATACCCGACCgaccaacaactcaccagttTTTACCGTGCGGCCTGTCCCGagcgcctttttcttcgcttgGTTGACTTGCCCGAATTTCACGTCGATGATCTGGACGCACTGCGGGCCTTGATCAGCAACCACGTCGAACGAATTCAACACGAGGATGCCGCCTCTCGGATTAGGTCCCGTCCCACCAACCAGGTTTCTTCCGACAACGTCCAATTACCCCACTCTATGTCCTACTATCACGACCCTTCCCACGCTCTGCCATACTATCTCTCCCCGGCGGGCCGCCACATCCGTGAAGTCTTCCGCAAGGAGAACCGATGCTACGATTGTCGTAAAACGGGGCATCAGCATTCCAAGTGCCCTACCCGTACACGCGCTCCGACTCCTAAGGTCAACCAACTCGAGACTGAACTGACGGCAGGCGATGCCACCTCAGCCTATCTGACGTTAGCCCAAACCGTTCCTCcagccgatgatgatacctgTGACGCGATGTacgctcttttccatcctttgctCTCCATATCCGTCCCAGTCTCCGCTGACAGCCGTTTATCAGCCCCCTCCCCTAAATTCTTACTCGACACGGGGGCGTCCACAACCTTTGTGGATCCGAGGTTGGCGGCGAGACTGGGCTGGGAAGTGAAGAAAGGGTTGGTACGGATGCGAGTGCGTCTAGCCGGAGGTTTGGCGGGTCCGTTGGTCACAGATATGGTCGTCGGGTCGTTTTCCCTAGGTGGTCGCATGTATCGAGTCGATGGTGTCCTGATGGATCTGCACGGTACCTACGATGGTATCTTAGGACTAAATTTCTTCGCGCGGCACGGATTACTcgcggaatcaaattcttTCGTTCGGTTATTGGAGGCGGGCGGTGTGAACTTGTCTGCGTTAGGCTTGCAAAAGTTAG TGTCATTCGCCGACACCCGCCCCAATCTTTCGCAGACCCGCGTGGCCGCCGAGTCCGACAGTCTGACGGATGTTCTACGCAAGCTTCAGACCGAATTCCACGATGTTTTCTGCGACGACCTAGGCGACGTGCGAAatttccccaccatctccaaaacaaAGTCTGGCGTGCGTTTCGAAATTAACCTGAAACATGGTGCTACTCCCCACCGCTCGCCACCCTATCGAGTACCGGAAGCCCTGCTTCCCCGTTTCCGAGAGATGTTATTAGAACATCTGAATGCAGGACGTCTTCGATACTTtagttccccttgggcctcCCCGGCGTTCCTCGTTTCCAAAggtaatggcaaattccgaATGGTCTGCGATTTCCGTGCTCTGAACAATGTCACGGTCCCCGACATGTACCCTATGGGGAACGTCcaggatatcctccaccgtgccgctaggaagggcaagattttcgcaaaacttgactgtaaggatgcctttttccagacgctaatgaaggaggaggacatcccgaaaaccgctatcaccactcctctcggtctcctagagtgggtggtaatgcctcaagggatCCGGAACGCGCCGgccgctcaacagcgtcgcaTTAATGAGGCGTTACAAGGTTTAACTGgggaatgttgcgaggcttatgtggacgatatcatcatctgggggaaggatgctaaggacctgcatgataatatt tcaaagctgttcctcgacgaagtaGCGTTCTTAGGACATATCATCCGCCCCGGACAGATTCTGcccgaccccgccaaaataGCACGCGTCGAGcagttccccctcccggtCAATTCTCACCAACTTCACTCGTTCCTCGGTCTCGTTAACTACCTTCGCGATTTCATACCAAACCTGGCCGACCATACCGCCGTGCTTcacgccactcttcctccgaatgCGGCGGCTGAGAAAGCTTACTACAAGGCTGTTAAGATGCATAAGGGACACCTCCCcgagggatggactggttggagatggtcgttcggccctgcggagaaggcggcctTTGAAGCGACTCGACGCGCGGTGAGTACTGTCCCCTGTCTTGCCGTTATCgattatgatgctgtcaaagcgGGAAAACAGCAGGTCTTTCTATTCACCGACGCTTCCAACACAGGTACTGGCGCTTggattggtgtcggtaCCTCTCGGGAGTCCGCCCAGCCTGTGGCCTACGATTCGCGCACTTTCAATAGTGCACAACGGAACTATCCGGTACACGACcgtgagctgctggcgattATTAATGCCCTCGATCATTGGCGCCCTCTGCTATACGGCATTCCAGTCCACGTCTACTGCGATCactttacccttcaatGGTTCCTAGGTCAAcgtaatctctctccccgtcAGCTTCGGTGGCTGAGTACTCTGAAGGATTTCGACCTCCGCATCGAATACATCAAAGGGGAGTTCAATACTCTCGCCGATTACCTCTCTCGTCACGCCCCTTCGGATGCCGTCGAACCTGCCGACCCCtctctggatcaatcaCCGGTTTCAGttcatgccacaatgaCATACGAGCCCACTTTGGATCCGGACACCCTTCGCGCGATTGCGCAGGGttatcaaggtgatgtattattcaaagaatggcttgctgatccgtctactgctccaggtgttaccttccatgatcatgatacccaccgacttctcctcgttgacAACCGCTTATGCATTCCGGACGTTAATACACTTCGCGAGGAACTTATGCGGCAAGCTCATGAAGGCACTGCTGGGCATCTgggagtggagaaaacCATGGAGGTACTCAGGAGTGGATACTTTTGggagacaatgtccaagGAT GCGAACGCACCCACGACGAAGCCGGCTGGTCCCTTGCATCCGCTTCCGGTCCCACGCGATAAATTCGATGACATCGCTATCGATTTTGTAGGaccactcccttcttccggcgGACACGACTATCTCCTCACGATCACGGATAGACTAACCGGGTTCATCGAACTGGTCGCCTGCTCCACCACGATCAATGCGCGGGATCTCGCCATCCTGGTTTGGGAGCGATGGGTGTCTCGTTATGGTTTGCCGCTCTCCATTACGTCCGATCGTGATACTCTGTTCACCTCGCGATTCTGGACAACACTATGGGAACAGCAGaacgtcaagctcaagatgtCCACGGCCTTCCATCCGCAGACTGACGGCACTTCGGAACGGTCCAACAAGACAGTGGTGCAACTGCTACGTAGCTGGGTGGATAGGCATGGCACCTCTTGGGTTAAGTACCTCTCTCGTGTTTCCCAAGCCATGAATAACACTGTCAGACGTTCCACAGGTTTCTCTCCAGCACAACTGGTCTTTGGCCGTCGGCTCTGTACCCTACCTAGTCTggctcgtcctcctccgttCACCCGggcttcccttcccacaCAGGCCGAATGGACTCTCGCAGCGGATCGCACCGACCTCTCGCTCGCTGAGGCGCGCGATAACCTCCTTGTGGCGAAGCATCGTATGGCCGTCCAGGCcaatcgccatcgccgtccTGAAGTAGCCTACAAGGTTGGAGATTGGGTGTGGTTGGATACCCGAAATaggttgaaggaatttCGTGCTGGAGACGGGGAATATCGCGCTGCTAAGttcttcccccgcttccAGGGGCCTTACCAGGTACAAGAGGCTAACCCTGCCCTCTCAGTTTACCGTCTTCACATGAATGACCGGACATACCCAAAATTCCATGGTCATCTCCTTAAGCCTTATCTGTCGTCGCCTAGGttccatcaaacatcaCCGGTAACCCACCAATTTGACACTGGACGTCGCAGCATTCTTCAAATCCTGGATGATCGAGTGTATCGCGGTCATAGACAACTCCGAGTAGTACTCAGCGGCGACGGTCCTAATGGTCAATGGAGGAATCTCGACGACTTGCGTACATACAATGGTTTCCGGGCCTTATATGACGAATATATaggcgacgacgaactggccttgtga